GATAGAATATTTTTCCGTTGggtctggcatatttcacttagcCTAGTGTTCTCAAGATGTTTGCGTTTGGTAGCACTATCAGAATTTCTTCCCTTTTACGGTGGACCGACATTCCGCTGTAGCGCTACACCTCATTTTGTTTACCCACGTACCTGCTGATGGATGCTCAGGTCGACTGTTGTGAAGAACAGTGTCGTGAATGTGGCTGTACGAGTACCTGTTGACATCCCGGCTTGGAACGCTGGAGGACAGTCCTAGCAGTGGAATTACTAGCTAAGAAGATAATTCTGTGTTACCTTTTAAGGAGCTGTCTAGCTGTTTCCCACAGTAGCTGCATTGTTCTACATTCCCCGGCATAATGAACCAGAACTCCATTGCTCcccatccttgccaacacttgttactgcctgctttttgttttatcagaGCCATCTCTGATGGTGGCTTTGATCTGCCACCATTACTATCAGAGCCATCTCGTGGTGGcctggatttgcatttccccattgACTTAGCGAATGTTGACTATCCTTTCCTGTGCTTACCGGACATTTGAAAATCTGGATGAATGCCGGGTCTTTAGCACGTGTGTTTTTGGGTTGTGTTTTGTTACTGAATTGCAGCAGTTTATCTGTTGTGGATGTCTGTCCCTTACTGGTTATGTTGGATTTACAAATGCTTTCCGACCCTGAGGGACATCTCCGTACTTTCTCAATTTTGATGTGGTACAGTGATGTGGTACAGTTTATCTTTACTTTTCTTGCCCGTGATTTTTGTGTCATTCCCAAGAAATCACCCCCAAGACCAATGCCATGCTTTTCTGCTATGTTTTCTGCcaagagttttataattttagcacttaaatttatatttttgatccattttgagtactTTTTGTATATGATATAATTAAGGGTTCAAGTTCATTcttttatatgtgtatatctgGTTTCCCCCTTGAGTAATCCTGGCGAAACTGTCAAAAGTcagttggccggcaccgcggctcactaggctaatcctctgcctgcggcgctggcacccgagttctagtcccggtcggggcactggattctgtcccggttgctcctcttccaggccagctctgtgctgtggcccgggagtgcagtggaagatggcccaggtctttggttcctgcacccgtgtgggagaccaggaggaagcacctggctcctggcttcggattggcacagcacaccagctgtagcagccatttttgggggtgtgaaccaacggaaggaagacctttctctctgtctctctgtctcactgtccactctgcctgtcaaaaaaaaaaaaaaaagtcagttgacCATAGATGGGAAGACTGATttctgggttctgttctgttccatcgGTCTACCTGTCAGTCTTTATGCCATATTGTTTTGTACCATATTGTTCTGATTACCATGACTTTAGAGtgagttttgaaatcaggaaggaTGAGTCTTCCTCCTACTTTGTTCCTCTTTTTCAGGATTGTTTTGGCTGTTTGGCAGAagcaccaatttaaaaaaaaatcctacttgtATGATCTGTATGAAATTTCCACTTCTGAAAAGATTCATTCTCCTCACAGTGATTTTCTGGTACTGAATGTTTCCTGGTGTGGTGCTTCTATCCACAGAGACAGTACCCAGAGCAAAGTGCGGTTGTGAAGAGAATGCAGTCTCTCCAGCTGGACTGTGTGCCCGCGCCTCCGAGCAGGTCCAACTCAGGTGAGCTGCATGAGCTCAGAGGTCTCTTCCTCCATGCACTGGCTCTTTCCTCTCCGGAACACTGTACAAGAACACTCCAAAAAGTGCATGGGAAATTgagttaagagataagtttactttggtaccGACAAGtctgaaatcaatgcatagttgttttcttcatcttttaaaaatgttgttgtttttttttttttgtttttttgtttttttgttttttttttacaggcagagtggatagagagagagagacagaaagaaaggtcttcctttttgccgttggttcaccctccaatggccgctgcggctggcgcatcgcgctgatccgaagccaggagccaggtgcttctcctggtctcccatggggtgcagggcccaagcacttgggccatcctccactgcactccctggccacagcagagagctggcctggaagaggggctactgggacagaatccggcgccccaactgggactagaacccggtgtgccggcaccgcaaggtggaggattagcctgttaagccatggcgccagccgttaaaaatgttttcttaatactttgtttcttttaatatttcccatgagctttttgaagagccTTCATGTGGGAAACAGAAGAAACTCTGCCTTAAAGGGATCCATAATGTATTCAAGAATCAagtgaaataaatttgaaataggAAGTAATTACTATTCTCACTAAAATGACCAGAGCTTCCTGAACAGGAGAGGCATAATACGTCTGCTAGGGAGAAAGTgacaggagaggagaaagggacaaGAGGTCAGAGGTGACTCGATCCAGGGCAGAACCGGCAGATTTTCATTATCATTTGCATCATGACAAAAGGGAAGCCGCTTGTTAGCTGTCGGACCTGGGGCAAGTTACTTACCCACTCCTGTGCCTCAGCCATCAGAGCGCGGTAAAGGCTTCTACTTTCATAGGGCTTCTAAGGAGTGGAAGCATTCGTAGAAGTGCTTAGGACAGAGCTACAGCTGTGTTTTCTACCCGGCATCCCTGTAAGGAGACAGCCGCCTCCCTGCTCAAGCCAGCTTCTGTCTTCCCTGGTCCCTGTAAGACTCACTTTCCTGTTGCTTGTTCCCGCGCTCCCTCGCTGTTGGCCAGAGACCGTGTGATCTGTGGAACTTGGAGGAGGAGGACCCTCTGTGTGCCTTGTTCTTGCCTCTTGCTTGTTTTCAGCTTCGTGACCCTGTTCAGGTTGTACTTTATTTTTCACGTTTTCTGAAGCCCATTACAATGTGGATCGTTCCCTCCCAGCcacagaacagcccagctccctgcacagtTCCCAGGGATTCATGACGGGTCCTGTGGAGGTGTCCTTTTTCTCTGCCTGCCCTGAGATCTCGCAAGAAGAGAATGAGCCCAGCCTGCAGAGTAAGCTCCAGGAGGAAGCCAACTACCATCTTTACGGCAGCCGCATGGACAAGCAGATGAGACAGCCGCCCAGGCAGAGTGTGGCTTacagcagagaggaggagaggagacggAGGGTTTCCTATGACCCTTTTGCTCAGCAGACACCCTAtgaaaatgtccagaaaacaggAATAAAAGTCCACAGTTACCCTGGTACAACCAGTCACAGCAATGCAGCGCACCAACCAACAGGACTAACCAGCCAACCCCAACCGCCATATTGGAACAATGGAGTCTACAGTCTGCATGGTTTTGGAACAAGGCCTTTGGAGCCGGGAACAGCAGGTCAAACAGTTTGGTATGGGCCCAGTCTAAGCCCGATGTCAAGTCTGTATAAAACTCCAGTGCCTGAGACCAACCTTCTAGGAAACACACCCACCATCCCATTCAGCTCCTTGTCGCCAGCAGGTAAATGCATCTCTCGTGGTCCCCATCTCACCCTCTGTTGCTGACAGTGAGTGCCCTGTAGCAGCATGATGGACGTAACAAGCAGGACGGTGACATGGGGCGAGGTGCGAAGTGAGCCTGGCCACCGCGGAGTGGTCGTGGGAATAGTGCAGTCTGGGCCCAGGATCCATCACAGGCGCCCTCACGTTGTTACAGGTCCTGGTGACTTCTTCCATTCTAACCTGCACCACCTGGTGGCCATGTTACACCCAATCTCCAATAAATGGGAAGATACCTGCTTACACGCTAATCTCACTCACTGTTTTCTAAGAAGTATGAGGGTAGCTCATGttcacaaagttcatagaaaatggacttaaaagataagtttgttttggtgcaaaaaccttggaaatccatgcacagtttgtTCCATGAATTCTCTAAAGATTCCTCTTGGACATCTTTATTTCTTCTCATAGATAGCCCAAACACTGCCATTTGtgatgaaagattttctttccATCCCCATATCATTATCCCATGAAGTACAAGTTCATTGATAGTAGCTACTGACAGTCTCTAGTAGAAAGAATTTAATATCCAGCGCCAGTGTCAGAGAATCCCAACACTACCTTAACTGCTGATTGGCATCTGTCAATCATATCCATACAGTGTCCTGGAAGTCTTGAAATTAGCAGTAGAGGAAGTTTTGGGAACTACAGAACTTTGTTACACTTTGTTTCAGAAGGCAGAGTTCTCCCAAAGCTGCTTATGAGAACGTTCTGGATTTTCCCCATAGGTTTTGTTAAAAGACGCATGGAATCGGGCATCAAGTGAGATCTACATTACACACAATCAAATAAGTGAAATgtcgtttaaaaaaaattttttttaaatatttttggaaaggcagagttagagttagagagctcttctatctgctggttcacttcccaaattgttgCAACGGCCAGGATTGGgacaggccaaaactaggagccaggaactcctttggGGTCTGCCAgttgagtggcagggtcccaatacctgcgccatcttctgctgctttcccaggtacattagcagggagctggcttggaagtgaagCTGTCAGGATTCGAACTAGTGCTTGTATGACGTGGCAGTggtgcaagtggtggcttaaccccctgcaccacaatgctgacccatgAAATACCCTTCTGTTTCATTTGTGTTTTTCAATAAAACTTCCCATTAGTGCTACTatatcattttattcatttttaaaaagttttttaaaaaaagatttatttttttgaaaggcagagttacagagagaaagggagagacagtgagatctccatctgctggttcactcccccaaatggctgggaagccaggacgggaactggtgctcatatgggccgccagtgctgcaggcagcagcttaactggctatgccacaacgctggccccttagaaagattttaaaatgtagttaggggccagggctgtggctcagtgggttaaagcccaggtgcagcgccagcatcccatatgggcgccaatttgagtcctggttgctccacttccaatccagctctctgctgtggcctgggaaagcagtggaagatggcctgagtctttgggcctctgtacccacatgggagacccagcagaagctcctggttcctggcttcggatcagctcacctctggcaattgtggtcatttggggagtgaaccagtgaatggaagatctctctctggctctacctctctctgtaactctgtcaaataaaataaatctttaaaagaatgaatctgacagagctcccatctgctggttcactccccaaagtggagccaggagccaggaactccatccaggtgtcccggttgctgctcctGCCGGGGTCTGCGCCagcaggaggctgcagcaggggccAGACCTGGAGTCAGGGATTGAACCTGAGTACTCCTGCCTGGGTGTGCGTGTCCTAACTACGTGGCCAGTGCCCTCCCCGCAGCTTCCAAGGCTTGTCCCACCTTGTGCCAGGCAGTTGTCTGGGGCCTGGAAAGATACAGCAGTGGGAAGAGAGCCTGAATCCCTTCCCTGTGGAGTTTAAATCCTGGTGGGTGAAAGGCAGGTCATCAGCCAGTATTTGACTTTCATTTTGCTCTGACCTCTGTAAGAGTAACCCAGTCACACTAGTTCGGGCCAGAAATCTGTTTTCGCTCTTCCTCTGGTGCCTGCTCTGCCAGCAGCAGGTGTCCAGGGATCCAGCCCCTTAGGGGATCTGAGGTGCTCCAGTGGAAGAGGAGAGTGAGCCGTAAGAAATAATGGAATGATCTGCGCTCCTGCCCCGAAAGACGACCCTGCAAAGCCCCGAGTTAATAAATGAACACGTTGAGTTTCTCTTCGCAAATGTAACGGGATTCTTTTATTCGCTTTTGTTATCAAATAGTCCTGACCCTACACTgattagaaataattttctttgcaTTATAAGGAGGCCATGTCTGAATCAGGGAgcccagaaagaaaagaaacagttcaTCATGTCAGTGAAGTAGGGCCCGAGTCCCTTCCTTTTACTAAGTGTGCTGCCTTCAGTAAGAATTGAAGAGGAAAGCTCGCTGAACTCTGAGGGTGGACACCTGCTGTCCGCGCAGTCCTCTGCTGGTGGACCCATGGATGGTCTCCATCTCCAGGCTGCTGTGAGCATGGATGTAAAGATACTTCTTTACAAtcccactttcagaaatggaatTGCGGGATCGCACAGGAGTTTTAAAGTTTCTGACGAACCCTCTGCATTCTCTGTGCACAAGGGTTTTGTTCTCTGCATATTCTTGTTAACACttggtattttctgttttttcttttccttttttgtaagTACCATCCTCGTGGGTGTGAGGTGGATTAGTCGCATTTTTAAAGACAGGCATAGGTGATGAAGTTCAACATCCGTGAAGGGAAGCCCTGCCCCCTTACGGTGTCATGTTGTAACTCTTGCTTGTGATTTAAATGTCCCTCTCCTGTGTGTTTCTGTTCAGAAGAGGCTATGAAATGCAGCATATACAACAGCAGTGGCATTCAGCTTGGAGCCTGTAACTACATGGAGATCGGCGGGATGAGCTCATCACCACTAGAATGTTCGTGCACACACTTACAGGAGCCAGCTTCTAAGTACCAAGCCATCTTCGGTAAGAGTCCCTTACGCGTCCAGCAACTGTGAGCCCTCTCACCTGTTCAGAGGGATGTAGTGCAATCTGAAAATTGCCCCGATGACTCTCCTGAAAGTTACCCCGTTTTCTCTGTAAAAGCCACAGATTCAGTCCTTTGTCGTGTATTTTTTTGTAATATGGGAAGGATCACAGTATCTGATTCATGGCTTtgttgtgaaaatgaaatgagtGGATGTGTAAAAGAGCTTAGAGCTCCTAGCACGCAGCAATTCTATAGAAGTGTTAAACTTTCATCATCAAAGGAGGTTCTACGAGATAAACACTGCTCTCACTAGCACTTCTGTAATAAAAACCAGAGGGCTGTCTGCTGTAGGGCTCTGCTATGCAGACCCACAGCATTAGTCCTAAAACCGTCTGGGGAAAGCGGTCGTGAGTCTAGAATAATTTAGAACACAGGTTTTTGACTGACCCTGGGATTGGCGGATTCTGTCCATGAACAGCCGGATAGTAAGTAGGCTGGGTTTTGTGGGCCCTGAGGTCTCTTTTGGAACTACTCAGCTCTGTCGTGTAATGCCAAAGCTTCCATACACTGCTTCGCGTGTACATGAGTGAGCATGCCTaagtgccaataaaactttatttaccaaAAACCAGGCAGGAGGTGAGATTGGACCCACAGGTAATAGTTTACCGACCGTTGCTCAAAGCCATTTAAAGGACAGCTTTTAAAATACCTAGAATAGAGGTTCTTAACTTTTGAGTAGCCAAGGGTGTCTGAGAATCTGATGAAACCCAGAATCCCTCTCCTAAAAGATACTGACAAACTTTGACAAATGTTATCTTGGTCCATAGACTACTGACATCTAGTGGTAGCGATGGGAGCTGCATTATGGTGGGCAAGGAAGAATGAGTTGAGTGGGGGAAATGAGTTGTCTTTTTCTCCTATTCAGCTTTTTGAGTTTGGATGAAAGTCAAGGaatataaatgtttttgtttcctcTTATTAATCATTTTATGCAGGGTTAAGGGGAAGGGTCCAGTAAGCACGGAGAAGAGGGAATAGCAGTTGGAAGGGGAGGCAAAGGATGGATCTAAAATAGACATGGAAGCATTTAGACTCCTTATCCCTTGAAAGACAAGGGAAGGCACTGAACAAGACTCACGCTTTTTGGTTCACATTTGATGGTCAGGTTCATTCTTGATGGCCTCGATTTCCACGACTGCATAGGAGGAAATTGTGGGGTGAAGTgtggcaggggagggcagaggctcaAAAGGTTAGTGGCCTTGTCTCTGGCCAGATGTAAATGGAAAACGTGCAAAAGGAACAAAGGTGGTGCTTTTCTCCTTTACATCCAAGAGGTTCTAATACAAACAGGGCTGCTGACTAGGACTGTAGGGAGCACCCAACCTAGTGAGCATGTGGTGGTTTTGACCACAAAGCCGTCAGCGGTAGTTCAGGGATGCACCTGCCAAGAGGAAGTGAGTGCCCTATCCCAGTTCACTCCAGGACTCCCAGGCCGGCAGCacgccggtttcatccagtgagtCACCACATCATTGAGTTCTCTTTTTCACCCTCTCCAGCAGCTCTATGACTAAGGAATCCCCTTATCCGCCTCCCAGGTTTCTGTAGCTGTGTGGGAGCCAGAATGCATGAAAGGGGCCTAGCTTGATGCTGTCTTCCCTCTTCTATTCGGCAGATGACACCACGAGTCTGACGGACAAACACCTGAGCCCCGTCAGGGACaacctgggaaaacactggaaaaaCTGTGCCCGGAAGCTGGGCCTCACCGAATCGCAGATCGACGAGATTGACCATGACTATGAGCGAGACGGACTAAAGGAAAAGGTGTACCAGATGCTCCAGAAGTGGCTGATGCGGGAAGGCACCAAGGGGGC
The sequence above is drawn from the Lepus europaeus isolate LE1 chromosome 3, mLepTim1.pri, whole genome shotgun sequence genome and encodes:
- the RIPK1 gene encoding receptor-interacting serine/threonine-protein kinase 1 isoform X1; this translates as MSLDDIKMKSSDFLEKADLDSGGFGEVSLCFHRLHGLVILKRVYTGPKRAEYNESLLEEGKMMHRLKHSRVVELLGIIMEEGNYSLVMEYMEKGNLMHVLKAEISIPLSVKGRIIAETIEGMCYLHGEGVIHKDLKPENILVDNDFHIKIADLGVASFKTWSKLTKEEHNEQRKVNRTSKKSGGTLYYMAPEHLNDINAKPTEKSDVYSFAIVLWAIFANKEPYENAICEQQLILCIKSGNRPDVDDIAEDCPGEVVSLMELCWEADPRARPTFPDIEEKFRPFYSSHYEEYVEEDVKSLKRQYPEQSAVVKRMQSLQLDCVPAPPSRSNSATEQPSSLHSSQGFMTGPVEVSFFSACPEISQEENEPSLQSKLQEEANYHLYGSRMDKQMRQPPRQSVAYSREEERRRRVSYDPFAQQTPYENVQKTGIKVHSYPGTTSHSNAAHQPTGLTSQPQPPYWNNGVYSLHGFGTRPLEPGTAGQTVWYGPSLSPMSSLYKTPVPETNLLGNTPTIPFSSLSPAEEAMKCSIYNSSGIQLGACNYMEIGGMSSSPLECSCTHLQEPASKYQAIFDDTTSLTDKHLSPVRDNLGKHWKNCARKLGLTESQIDEIDHDYERDGLKEKVYQMLQKWLMREGTKGATVGKLARALHQCSRKDLLTCLIHLSQK
- the RIPK1 gene encoding receptor-interacting serine/threonine-protein kinase 1 isoform X2, yielding MDDPGGDEKWEEFLKILTCFTFLVQTNPRYNESLLEEGKMMHRLKHSRVVELLGIIMEEGNYSLVMEYMEKGNLMHVLKAEISIPLSVKGRIIAETIEGMCYLHGEGVIHKDLKPENILVDNDFHIKIADLGVASFKTWSKLTKEEHNEQRKVNRTSKKSGGTLYYMAPEHLNDINAKPTEKSDVYSFAIVLWAIFANKEPYENAICEQQLILCIKSGNRPDVDDIAEDCPGEVVSLMELCWEADPRARPTFPDIEEKFRPFYSSHYEEYVEEDVKSLKRQYPEQSAVVKRMQSLQLDCVPAPPSRSNSATEQPSSLHSSQGFMTGPVEVSFFSACPEISQEENEPSLQSKLQEEANYHLYGSRMDKQMRQPPRQSVAYSREEERRRRVSYDPFAQQTPYENVQKTGIKVHSYPGTTSHSNAAHQPTGLTSQPQPPYWNNGVYSLHGFGTRPLEPGTAGQTVWYGPSLSPMSSLYKTPVPETNLLGNTPTIPFSSLSPAEEAMKCSIYNSSGIQLGACNYMEIGGMSSSPLECSCTHLQEPASKYQAIFDDTTSLTDKHLSPVRDNLGKHWKNCARKLGLTESQIDEIDHDYERDGLKEKVYQMLQKWLMREGTKGATVGKLARALHQCSRKDLLTCLIHLSQK